In the Hyphomonadaceae bacterium BL14 genome, one interval contains:
- a CDS encoding saccharopine dehydrogenase NADP-binding domain-containing protein translates to MSQREFDVIVFGATGFTGRLVAEYLHQQYGASVRWAMAGRSADKLAAVRDEIGAASDTPLITADSADAASLKTLAARARVVITTVGPYQNFGEPLVAACVEAGTDYVDLCGEPAWMRDIIHRYDAAAKASGARIVLSCGFDSVPFDFGVYVLQREAIARSGKPITRVKGRVRKMKGTFSGGTAASFAQTMARAAREPEVINWLKDPFSLTPDFRGPDQPHGAKPLYEEDLGSWSAPFMMAAINTKNIHRSNLLLGHLYGTDFVYDEMLLTGPGEQGEAIANHVAKDRSMAENPPKPGEGPSRAERDAGHYQIMFTGEMTNGARLTAVAGGDLDPGYGSTSRMISECALALAGDVSREATPGGVWTPAPALREAGIARLTGKAGLYFRIED, encoded by the coding sequence ATGAGCCAGCGCGAATTTGACGTGATCGTTTTCGGTGCCACCGGTTTTACCGGCCGCCTTGTCGCCGAATACCTGCACCAGCAATACGGCGCGTCGGTGCGCTGGGCGATGGCGGGGCGATCGGCTGACAAGCTGGCCGCCGTGCGCGACGAGATCGGTGCCGCCAGCGATACACCGCTGATCACCGCCGACAGTGCGGACGCCGCCTCGCTGAAAACCCTGGCCGCGCGTGCCAGGGTCGTGATCACCACCGTCGGGCCGTACCAGAATTTCGGCGAGCCGCTGGTCGCCGCCTGTGTTGAGGCCGGGACCGATTATGTCGATCTGTGCGGCGAGCCGGCCTGGATGCGCGATATCATCCACCGCTATGACGCCGCGGCCAAAGCGTCCGGCGCGCGCATCGTTCTGTCGTGCGGCTTTGATTCAGTGCCCTTTGATTTCGGCGTCTATGTCCTGCAGCGCGAGGCCATTGCCCGCAGCGGCAAGCCGATCACCCGGGTCAAGGGCCGGGTGCGCAAGATGAAAGGCACATTCTCGGGCGGTACGGCGGCGAGCTTTGCGCAAACCATGGCCCGCGCGGCACGCGAGCCCGAGGTGATCAACTGGCTCAAAGACCCCTTCTCCCTGACCCCGGACTTCCGCGGCCCGGATCAGCCACACGGTGCCAAACCGCTTTACGAGGAAGACCTGGGCAGCTGGTCGGCCCCGTTCATGATGGCCGCCATCAACACCAAGAATATCCACCGCTCCAACCTTTTGCTGGGCCATCTCTACGGGACGGACTTTGTCTATGACGAGATGCTGCTGACCGGGCCGGGCGAGCAGGGCGAGGCGATCGCGAACCATGTGGCCAAGGACCGCTCCATGGCCGAGAACCCGCCCAAGCCCGGCGAGGGCCCTTCGCGTGCCGAACGCGACGCGGGCCATTACCAGATCATGTTCACCGGCGAGATGACCAATGGCGCGCGCCTGACTGCAGTGGCCGGCGGGGATCTCGATCCCGGCTATGGCTCGACCTCGCGCATGATCAGCGAATGCGCGCTGGCTCTGGCAGGCGATGTCAGCCGCGAGGCCACGCCCGGCGGCGTGTGGACGCCCGCCCCGGCCCTGCGCGAAGCGGGAATTGCCCGCCTGACCGGCAAGGCCGGGCTGTATTTCCGCATCGAGGATTGA
- a CDS encoding PaaI family thioesterase — MTDDLQSRLDQLAPLLVAGSPHAADLGFVLDAVRPGEAVVRAPYREDLVGDPDTGVTHGGVVTALLDHASGTAAFAGLGGDKALATLDLRIDYMRPAAPGRAIIAEAHTVKVSGLIAFVSAIAHDGDRNDPVATSHAAFMVSRVSQEAAERVRADIEAGRAGPYTRTPGPGQAGGAR, encoded by the coding sequence ATGACAGACGATCTTCAATCAAGGCTCGACCAGCTGGCACCGCTTCTGGTGGCCGGCAGCCCCCATGCCGCCGATCTCGGCTTTGTGCTGGACGCGGTGCGGCCGGGCGAAGCTGTCGTGCGCGCGCCCTATCGCGAAGACCTGGTGGGCGATCCCGACACCGGCGTGACCCATGGCGGCGTGGTGACGGCGCTGCTGGATCACGCCTCGGGCACGGCAGCGTTTGCCGGACTGGGTGGCGACAAGGCCCTGGCGACGCTGGATCTGCGCATCGACTATATGCGCCCGGCCGCGCCGGGCCGCGCGATCATCGCCGAAGCGCATACGGTGAAGGTCTCCGGCCTCATCGCCTTTGTCAGCGCCATCGCCCATGACGGCGACCGAAATGATCCGGTGGCGACATCTCATGCCGCCTTCATGGTGTCGCGCGTCAGCCAGGAAGCCGCCGAGCGCGTACGCGCTGACATCGAGGCGGGGCGCGCCGGCCCCTATACCCGCACGCCGGGCCCGGGCCAGGCGGGGGGCGCACGATGA
- a CDS encoding PaaI family thioesterase: MSARLSLLMNSPYVRRLGVRFDDHGDELTGILPYAEALVGNPLIPALHGGAIGAFMEITASAGLLAASDLAALPKPIDVSIDYLRPVRPADVYARATITRQGSRVANVRVEAWQERRAAPVATLHGHFLVKPSGSAS, encoded by the coding sequence ATGAGCGCGCGCCTGTCATTGCTGATGAACAGCCCCTATGTGCGCCGCCTCGGCGTGCGCTTTGACGATCATGGCGATGAGCTGACGGGCATTTTGCCCTACGCCGAGGCGCTGGTGGGCAATCCGCTGATCCCGGCCCTGCATGGCGGGGCAATAGGGGCTTTCATGGAGATCACGGCCTCGGCCGGCCTGCTGGCCGCCAGTGATCTGGCCGCTCTGCCCAAGCCCATCGATGTGTCCATCGACTATCTGCGCCCGGTGCGCCCGGCGGATGTCTATGCCCGCGCGACCATCACCCGGCAAGGCTCTCGCGTGGCCAATGTGCGTGTGGAAGCCTGGCAGGAGCGCCGCGCCGCTCCGGTCGCGACGCTCCATGGTCATTTCCTGGTCAAGCCGTCCGGCTCGGCCAGTTAG
- a CDS encoding SIMPL domain-containing protein (The SIMPL domain is named for its presence in mouse protein SIMPL (signalling molecule that associates with mouse pelle-like kinase). Bacterial member BP26, from Brucella, was shown to assemble into a channel-like structure, while YggE from E. coli has been associated with resistance to oxidative stress.), whose product MRQLALLVMLPVMLAAAPAAFAQSEAPEPARLDLSATGSVTVTPDQAHISSGVVTRGDTAADALRANSQAMTRVFAELRRAGVAERDMQTRQLTVSPVYTQPGRDSNQSPLITGYEARNTVTALIRDLDRTGQVIDAMVTAGANQLEGVRFGYSGEDEARNEARRAAVAELHALRDLYADAGGFQIVRLVSFSESGSYRPETAMYAMARSDSASTPVAAGEITIEATVNAAWEIEG is encoded by the coding sequence ATGCGCCAACTTGCCCTTCTTGTCATGCTACCGGTCATGCTGGCCGCCGCACCCGCCGCTTTCGCCCAGTCCGAGGCCCCGGAACCAGCGCGTCTGGACCTGTCCGCCACGGGCAGTGTCACGGTGACGCCGGACCAGGCCCATATCTCGTCCGGCGTGGTGACGCGTGGCGACACTGCCGCCGACGCCTTGCGCGCCAACAGCCAGGCCATGACCCGCGTGTTCGCCGAACTGCGCCGCGCCGGCGTGGCCGAGCGGGACATGCAGACCCGCCAGCTGACCGTGTCGCCGGTCTATACCCAGCCGGGGCGCGATTCGAACCAGTCGCCCCTGATCACCGGCTATGAGGCGCGCAATACCGTCACGGCGCTGATCCGCGATCTGGACCGCACCGGTCAGGTGATCGACGCCATGGTGACCGCTGGTGCCAATCAGCTGGAAGGCGTGCGCTTTGGCTATTCGGGCGAGGACGAGGCCCGCAATGAGGCCCGCCGTGCGGCGGTGGCCGAGCTGCACGCCCTGCGGGACCTCTACGCGGATGCAGGCGGGTTCCAGATTGTGCGTCTGGTGAGCTTCTCTGAAAGCGGCAGCTACCGGCCCGAGACCGCGATGTACGCCATGGCCCGCTCCGACAGCGCCTCCACTCCCGTCGCCGCCGGCGAAATCACCATCGAGGCGACCGTCAACGCCGCCTGGGAGATTGAAGGCTAA
- a CDS encoding SDR family NAD(P)-dependent oxidoreductase → MTQTALITGGSSGIGLEVSRRLAARGWRLLWVSLSEDEIAAAREALLATLPGALIEGLALDLAVPDAPQRVFEWAETQGGCDLLINNAGFGVYGPSSNLALEAEQAMIAVNIAALHALTRLVLPAMTARGGGTIVNIASNSAFVPAPDLAVYAATKAFVKHYSEALTAELEEANSPVRVMTVCPSAISDTPFLKRAGMEGVRTFTSFTATTAEEVASDIIAGLDQNRRFVLTGAAMRRAMWLMKLAPAPVLRWMTRRETRKV, encoded by the coding sequence ATGACCCAGACGGCCCTGATCACCGGCGGATCCAGCGGCATCGGGCTGGAAGTCTCCCGCCGTCTCGCCGCGCGAGGCTGGCGCTTGCTGTGGGTCTCCTTGAGCGAAGACGAGATCGCTGCGGCGCGCGAGGCGCTCCTCGCCACACTCCCCGGCGCGCTGATTGAGGGGCTGGCCCTTGATCTCGCCGTCCCGGATGCGCCGCAGCGCGTGTTCGAGTGGGCTGAAACTCAGGGCGGCTGCGATCTCCTGATCAATAATGCCGGGTTTGGCGTCTACGGCCCGTCGTCCAACCTGGCGCTGGAGGCCGAGCAGGCGATGATCGCGGTCAATATCGCAGCGCTGCATGCGCTCACGCGCCTCGTCCTGCCCGCCATGACGGCGCGCGGCGGCGGAACCATCGTCAATATCGCGTCCAATTCCGCCTTCGTGCCCGCGCCGGACCTCGCCGTCTATGCCGCCACCAAGGCCTTCGTGAAGCACTACTCCGAAGCGCTCACTGCCGAGCTGGAGGAGGCGAACAGCCCGGTGCGGGTGATGACGGTGTGCCCGTCCGCCATATCCGACACGCCCTTCCTCAAACGCGCCGGGATGGAGGGCGTGCGCACCTTCACCAGCTTCACCGCCACCACCGCCGAAGAGGTCGCCAGCGACATCATCGCCGGGCTCGACCAGAACCGCCGCTTCGTCCTCACCGGCGCCGCCATGCGCCGCGCGATGTGGCTGATGAAGCTCGCGCCCGCGCCGGTGCTGCGGTGGATGACGCGGCGGGAGACGCGGAAGGTTTGA
- a CDS encoding SMP-30/gluconolactonase/LRE family protein produces MTRWIVSIIATLVLLVVLAAYGPGSLSAVKFEPTPPDPALAALFDIEPVSPEIRESGLIGAEDIEPGPDGRLYAGLQDGRIMARDADGGWSEFAHTGGRPLGLGFGPDGTLFVADALRGLLMHTGGNDWEVWLAQEPEGRLVFTDDITVLADGSVILSDASKRYGYGNYMTSYLEGEATGVIYRVRGPDEYEVLADGLAFANGVTHDPATGVVYINETWAARVWTLDPDTGVLEPFLDGLPGYPDNMHFDPETGLLWIAMPSLRAADIEALHPRPFVKRLIWRWIQIAGLPPLPPRPVMILAVDRDGTPVHVIHGPDDQPYGATGMAPWQGRIWVGGLERESVDAFAWPETLP; encoded by the coding sequence ATGACGCGCTGGATTGTCTCGATCATCGCCACGCTGGTGCTGCTGGTGGTGCTGGCCGCCTACGGGCCCGGATCGCTGAGCGCCGTGAAGTTCGAACCCACACCGCCCGATCCGGCGCTGGCGGCCCTGTTCGATATCGAGCCTGTGTCTCCTGAAATCCGCGAATCCGGTCTCATCGGCGCGGAGGACATCGAGCCCGGCCCCGATGGGCGGCTGTATGCCGGGCTGCAGGACGGGCGCATCATGGCGCGCGACGCGGATGGCGGCTGGAGCGAATTCGCCCATACCGGCGGGCGCCCGCTGGGGCTGGGCTTTGGTCCTGACGGCACGCTGTTCGTGGCTGACGCGCTGCGGGGCCTGCTCATGCATACCGGCGGCAATGACTGGGAGGTCTGGCTGGCGCAGGAACCCGAAGGCCGCCTGGTGTTCACCGACGACATCACCGTGCTGGCCGACGGCTCGGTCATCCTGTCGGATGCGTCCAAGCGCTATGGGTATGGCAACTACATGACCTCCTATCTGGAGGGCGAGGCGACGGGCGTCATCTACCGCGTGCGCGGACCGGATGAGTACGAGGTGCTGGCCGATGGCCTCGCCTTCGCCAATGGCGTTACCCACGATCCGGCGACGGGCGTTGTCTATATCAACGAGACCTGGGCGGCGCGGGTCTGGACGCTGGACCCGGATACGGGCGTCCTGGAACCCTTCCTGGACGGCCTGCCGGGTTATCCTGACAACATGCATTTCGATCCCGAAACGGGCCTGTTGTGGATCGCCATGCCGTCCTTGCGCGCCGCCGACATCGAGGCGCTGCACCCGCGCCCCTTCGTCAAGCGCCTGATTTGGCGCTGGATCCAGATCGCCGGCCTGCCGCCTCTGCCGCCGCGCCCGGTGATGATCCTGGCTGTGGATCGCGACGGAACGCCCGTTCACGTCATCCACGGGCCGGACGATCAGCCCTATGGCGCCACCGGCATGGCCCCCTGGCAGGGCCGTATCTGGGTCGGCGGGCTGGAGCGCGAAAGCGTGGACGCGTTTGCCTGGCCAGAGACGTTGCCATGA
- a CDS encoding glucose 1-dehydrogenase, whose product MSEQDLSLKGKVALIAGASRGIGEAAAKRLARNGAMVICSSRKLDDCQRVADEIKAEGGQARAMVLHLGEAEHREAAIESIQKTEGRLDILVNNGATSPYFGEAAKTPDGAWDKTMEVNVKGPFFLSSLAIPMMSAQGGGSIINVASINGIRPGFFQGVYSVSKAAVISMTQVLAQEYGAHKIRVNALCPGLTETKLASALTADPALDDMMKRNFSIQRVGQPEDMAAAIHFLASDASSYMTGQCLIIDAGITARGPL is encoded by the coding sequence ATGTCCGAACAGGATCTGTCGCTCAAGGGCAAGGTCGCGCTCATCGCTGGTGCCAGCCGCGGGATTGGCGAGGCTGCGGCCAAGCGCCTGGCGCGCAATGGCGCCATGGTGATCTGCTCCAGCCGCAAGCTGGACGATTGCCAGCGCGTGGCTGACGAGATCAAGGCCGAGGGCGGCCAGGCCCGCGCCATGGTCCTGCATCTGGGCGAGGCCGAGCACCGCGAAGCGGCGATCGAATCGATCCAGAAGACCGAAGGCCGGCTGGACATCCTGGTCAATAACGGCGCCACCAGCCCGTATTTCGGCGAGGCCGCCAAAACCCCGGACGGCGCCTGGGACAAGACGATGGAGGTCAATGTCAAAGGCCCGTTCTTCCTGTCCTCGCTGGCGATTCCGATGATGTCGGCCCAGGGCGGCGGCTCGATCATCAATGTCGCCTCCATCAACGGCATCCGTCCGGGATTCTTCCAGGGTGTGTACTCGGTGTCGAAAGCCGCCGTGATCTCCATGACCCAGGTGCTGGCCCAGGAATACGGTGCCCACAAAATCCGCGTGAATGCCCTGTGCCCGGGCCTGACCGAGACCAAGCTGGCTTCGGCGCTGACCGCCGATCCTGCGCTGGACGACATGATGAAGCGCAATTTCTCGATCCAGCGCGTGGGACAGCCTGAAGACATGGCCGCGGCCATCCACTTCCTGGCGAGCGATGCGTCGAGCTACATGACCGGACAGTGCCTGATCATCGATGCGGGCATCACCGCGCGCGGGCCGCTCTGA
- a CDS encoding MerR family DNA-binding transcriptional regulator, with protein MGANIKDGAASETLYGIAELAQAHGVSQRTIRFYEDKGLLSPRRVGGQRVYGEADSKRLSLILRAKAIGTKLSDIRMFLELYGREGEGRLRQLEFVIEKTAAEIEALEAKKRQIDQTLAELRIIHDGARERLARRRG; from the coding sequence ATGGGCGCGAACATCAAGGACGGCGCAGCCAGCGAGACGCTGTACGGAATCGCCGAACTGGCGCAGGCCCATGGCGTCAGCCAGCGCACCATCCGCTTCTATGAGGACAAGGGGCTGCTCAGCCCGCGCCGTGTCGGGGGGCAGCGCGTCTACGGCGAGGCTGATTCAAAGCGTCTGTCGCTGATCCTGCGCGCCAAGGCGATCGGCACGAAGCTGTCTGACATCCGCATGTTTCTGGAGCTCTATGGCCGCGAGGGTGAGGGCCGATTGCGCCAGCTGGAATTTGTCATCGAGAAGACCGCCGCCGAGATCGAGGCGCTGGAAGCCAAAAAGCGCCAGATCGACCAGACGCTGGCGGAACTCAGGATCATCCATGACGGCGCGCGCGAGCGGCTGGCCCGCCGGCGCGGCTGA
- a CDS encoding SDR family oxidoreductase, whose amino-acid sequence MTDTQARYDSVFRPGLFEGQVILVTGGGSGIGRCIAHELASLGAQVVLAGRKPDKLTAVAAEITADGGQADTQAFDIRDEEAVRAGVAEIVARHSVIHGLVNNAGGQFPAEIKDISKKGWDAVVATNLTGGFLVMKAVFEASLKDHGGAVVNITADMHNGMPGMAHSGAARAGMENLTMTAAVEWARHGVRVNAVAPGWVASSGMDTYGGAVRAMIPYLKQHLPAQRLGSEAEIAAAVTFLLSPAAAFITGTMLRVDGGAPLGGRHWPLEAHEAAPVYNGFHRAVDPAVLRGEG is encoded by the coding sequence ATGACCGACACGCAAGCCCGTTATGACAGCGTGTTCCGGCCCGGCCTGTTTGAAGGCCAGGTCATTCTGGTCACCGGCGGCGGCTCCGGCATCGGGCGCTGCATCGCCCATGAGCTGGCCTCGCTGGGCGCGCAGGTCGTGCTGGCCGGGCGCAAGCCGGACAAGCTTACCGCCGTCGCCGCAGAGATCACCGCTGATGGCGGACAGGCGGATACCCAGGCCTTCGACATTCGCGACGAAGAGGCGGTGCGCGCGGGCGTGGCGGAGATTGTCGCGCGCCACAGTGTGATCCATGGCCTGGTCAACAATGCCGGCGGGCAGTTCCCGGCCGAGATCAAGGATATATCCAAAAAGGGCTGGGACGCGGTGGTCGCCACCAATCTGACCGGCGGTTTTCTGGTCATGAAGGCGGTATTCGAGGCGAGCCTGAAAGACCATGGCGGCGCGGTGGTGAACATCACCGCCGACATGCATAACGGCATGCCCGGCATGGCCCATTCGGGCGCCGCGCGGGCCGGCATGGAGAATCTGACCATGACGGCGGCGGTGGAGTGGGCCAGGCACGGCGTGCGCGTCAACGCCGTGGCGCCCGGCTGGGTCGCCTCGTCGGGCATGGACACCTATGGCGGCGCGGTGCGCGCCATGATCCCCTATCTCAAACAGCATCTGCCCGCCCAGCGCCTGGGGTCGGAAGCCGAGATCGCTGCGGCAGTGACCTTCTTGCTGAGCCCCGCAGCCGCCTTCATCACCGGAACGATGCTGCGCGTGGATGGCGGCGCGCCCCTGGGCGGACGCCACTGGCCGCTGGAAGCCCACGAGGCCGCGCCGGTGTATAACGGGTTTCACCGGGCGGTTGACCCGGCCGTGCTGCGCGGAGAGGGCTGA
- a CDS encoding acyl-CoA dehydrogenase family protein yields MQFTEQHEQLRDTVAKFITQEINPHVEEWEAAGEFPSHALFKKMGDLGLLGLRWPEKYGGAGLDMSYSMVMAEELGLINCGGVPMAIGVHTDMCTPALANFGSEDLCREFLTPSITGDYVGCLGVSEPGGGSDVAAVTTKAVSDGDDYVITGTKMWITNGMKADWCCLLANTSDGKAHENKSLIIVPMNEKGISRQKIHKIGMHSSDTAQLFFDEVRVPKRNRIGDEGAGFLYQMLQFQEERIYGAASSLKALDRQIDLTIEYTRDRKTFGTPILDNQVVHFRLAELRTEVEALRSLTYRAVEDFIAGKDVTKLASMAKLKTGRLSREVADACLQYWGGMGYTADNPIARAFRDGRLVSIGGGADEIMLGIIAKLEGTLPRRKKPVEGNA; encoded by the coding sequence ATGCAGTTCACCGAGCAGCACGAGCAATTGCGCGACACGGTCGCGAAATTCATCACCCAGGAAATCAATCCGCATGTGGAGGAATGGGAGGCTGCGGGCGAGTTTCCGTCCCACGCCCTGTTCAAGAAGATGGGTGATCTGGGCCTTCTGGGCCTGCGCTGGCCGGAGAAGTATGGCGGCGCAGGGCTGGACATGTCCTACTCCATGGTGATGGCCGAGGAGCTGGGCCTGATCAATTGCGGCGGCGTGCCGATGGCCATCGGCGTCCACACCGATATGTGCACACCGGCGCTGGCCAATTTCGGTTCTGAAGACCTGTGCCGGGAATTCCTGACCCCCTCCATCACCGGCGATTATGTCGGGTGCCTGGGCGTGTCAGAGCCGGGCGGCGGCTCGGACGTGGCGGCGGTGACCACGAAAGCGGTGTCCGACGGCGATGATTACGTCATTACCGGCACCAAGATGTGGATCACCAACGGCATGAAGGCCGATTGGTGCTGCCTGCTGGCCAATACGTCCGACGGCAAGGCCCACGAGAACAAGTCCCTGATCATCGTGCCGATGAACGAAAAGGGCATCAGCCGCCAGAAAATCCACAAGATCGGCATGCACTCGTCCGACACCGCGCAGCTCTTCTTCGATGAAGTGCGCGTGCCCAAGCGTAACCGGATCGGCGATGAAGGCGCGGGCTTCCTCTATCAGATGCTGCAATTCCAGGAAGAGCGCATCTATGGCGCGGCGTCTTCTCTCAAGGCATTGGACCGCCAGATTGATCTGACCATCGAATACACCCGCGATCGCAAGACCTTCGGCACGCCGATCCTGGACAATCAGGTGGTGCATTTCCGCCTGGCCGAGCTGCGCACCGAGGTCGAGGCCCTGCGCTCGCTGACCTACCGCGCCGTGGAGGATTTCATCGCCGGCAAGGACGTCACCAAGCTCGCCTCCATGGCCAAGCTGAAGACCGGCCGGCTGTCGCGCGAAGTGGCCGACGCGTGCCTGCAATACTGGGGCGGCATGGGCTACACGGCCGACAACCCCATCGCGCGCGCTTTCCGCGACGGGCGCCTGGTGTCCATTGGCGGCGGGGCCGACGAGATCATGCTGGGCATTATCGCCAAGCTGGAAGGCACCTTGCCCCGGCGCAAGAAACCGGTGGAAGGCAATGCCTGA
- a CDS encoding enoyl-CoA hydratase-related protein, with translation MPETWDTLSVEARAGVVHITLNRPELRNAMSLAMVDELLAALAAAEAGPARAIVLRGAGGHFCSGGDIKDMGAAQGAAGTDGVDPAARVNARFGHLCKAYAETGLPVVAVLDGAVMGGGFGLACVADVALARETALFRLPETGLGLVPAQIAPFLVERLGYSQARRLAVTGGKIDARAALALGLVHGVCDGEDALVEALDGVLGDIRKGAPNAIAATKRLMRKARLNDAGDLIDDAAAVFAAAVKSAEGAEGLTAFLEKRPAKWVQG, from the coding sequence ATGCCTGAGACCTGGGACACCCTCAGCGTCGAGGCCCGCGCCGGCGTGGTCCACATCACGCTGAACCGGCCCGAACTGCGCAATGCCATGTCGCTGGCCATGGTGGATGAGCTGCTGGCCGCGCTGGCGGCGGCTGAGGCCGGCCCTGCGCGCGCCATCGTGCTGCGCGGGGCCGGCGGGCATTTCTGTTCGGGCGGCGACATCAAGGATATGGGCGCGGCGCAAGGCGCTGCGGGCACCGACGGGGTGGACCCGGCGGCGCGCGTGAATGCACGGTTCGGCCATCTGTGCAAAGCCTATGCTGAGACCGGCCTGCCGGTGGTCGCGGTCCTGGACGGCGCGGTGATGGGGGGCGGATTTGGCCTCGCCTGCGTGGCCGATGTGGCGCTGGCGCGCGAGACCGCCCTGTTCCGTCTGCCTGAAACGGGCCTCGGCCTGGTACCCGCCCAGATCGCGCCTTTCCTTGTGGAGCGTCTGGGCTATTCGCAGGCGCGCCGCCTGGCGGTCACCGGTGGAAAGATCGATGCCCGCGCCGCGCTGGCGCTGGGACTGGTGCATGGCGTGTGTGACGGTGAGGACGCCCTGGTCGAGGCGCTGGACGGCGTGCTGGGCGACATTCGCAAAGGTGCCCCCAACGCCATCGCCGCCACCAAGCGCCTGATGCGCAAGGCGCGCCTGAATGATGCGGGCGATCTCATTGATGACGCTGCAGCCGTGTTTGCCGCCGCGGTGAAAAGTGCAGAAGGCGCTGAAGGCCTGACGGCGTTCCTGGAAAAGCGCCCGGCGAAATGGGTGCAGGGATGA